A window from Kwoniella pini CBS 10737 chromosome 1, complete sequence encodes these proteins:
- a CDS encoding haloacid dehalogenase, type II — MSLAPFKVLLFDCYGDWETGMINNFKHLLDQPTSPDRTKLFEIVGPIENKIQDDDPTLLYSEVLTKVYSETAKKLNLNFDEVQAKSFGKSIPSWPAFSDSSKSLKKLSDAGLKLVILSNVDNESFEGSRKRLEDGYSFDAIYTAEKIGSYKPSLKNFDYAIENIKKDFGLEKEDILIVANSKYHDIQPGHKKNLKSAWIDRAKAHMGVEAYKDVKPDYQFQSMEEFANAIIKDKS, encoded by the exons ATGTCTTTAGCCCCtttcaa AGTATTGCTCTTTGATTGTTATGGT GATTGGGAAACTGGAATgataaataattttaaacATTTACTTGATCAACCTACTTCACCTGATAGAactaaattatttgaaattgttggtcctattgaaaataaaattcaagatgatgatcctACTTTATTATATTCTGAAGT ATTGACAAAAGTTTACTCTGAAACAGCTAAGAAactaaatttgaattttgatgaag TTCAAGCAAAATCatttggaaaatcaattccttCTTGGCCTGCTTTTTcagattcatcaaaatcattaaaaaaattgtCAGATGCAGGATTAAAATTAGtcattttatcaaatgttGATAATGAGAGTTTTGAAGG atcaagaaagagattAGAAGATGGATACTCTTTTGATGCTATTTACACAGCTGAGAAGA TCGGATCTTataaaccttctttgaAAAATTTCGATTAtgcaattgaaaatatcaaaaaagaTTTCGGattggagaaagaagatatactAATTGTAGCTAATTCAAAGTATCATGATATTCAACC TGGACATAAGAAAAACCTTAAATCAGCTTGGATAGATAGAGCTAAAGCTCATATGGGTGTAGAAGCTTATAAAGATGTTAAACcggattatcaatttcaaagtATGGAAGAATTCGCTAATGCTATTATCAAGGATAAATcgtaa
- a CDS encoding pyridoxal biosynthesis protein: MSSEPTIVPSSAVNLNGGTPSQGGTSTPLLGSRGGPTGSVGAGGSFGVKSGLAQMLKGGVIMDVMNVEQAKIAEEAGACAVMALERIPANIRRDGGVARMSDPGMIKEIIEAVSIPVMAKVRIGHFVEAQILQAVGVDYIDESEVLTMADDQHHIGKHAFKVPFVCGCKNLGEALRRISEGAAMIRTKGEAGTGDVVEAVKHQRAVMADIRKAAAMSDEELYAFAKDLSAPYHLLKETARLKRLPVVSFAAGGVATPADAAMMMQLGCDGVFVGSGIFLSGDPAKRARAIVQAVTHYNNPTVLAEVSTDLGDAMVGISVAGEKEIKGGRMAGKGN; encoded by the exons atgtCATCTGAGCCAACTAttgtaccttcttcagcagtTAATTTGAATGGAGGAACACCTTCACAAGGTGGAACTTCAACTCCACTTTTAGGTAGTAGAGGTGGACCAACTGGTAGTGTTGGTGCAGGTGGAAGTTTTGGTGTTAAATCTGGTTTAGCACAAATGTTAAAAGGAGG TGTTATTATGGATGTTATGAATGTTGAACAAGCTAAAATcgctgaagaagctggtGCTTGTGCTGTTATGGCTTTAG AAAGAATTCCAGCGAATATCAGACGAGATGGTGGTGTCGCTAGAATG TCTGACCCAGGAATGATCAAGGAAATCATCGAAGCAGTTTCCATTCCAGTGATGGCAAAAGTTAGAATCGGTCATTTCGTTGAAGCTCAAATCTTACAAGCTGTTGGAGTAGATTACATTGAT GAATCCGAAGTTCTCACCATGGCAGATGATCAACATCACATCGGTAAACATGCTTTCAAAGTTCCTTTCGTATGTGGTTGTAAAAACCTCGGTGAAGCTCTTCGAAGAATCTCTGAGGGTGCTGC TATGATTCGAACGAAGGGTGAAGCTGGTACTGGAGATGTTGTAGAAGCTGTCAAGCACCAGAGAGCTGTCATGGCAGATATCAGAAAGGCAGCCGCCATGTCAGATGAGGAATTATATGCTTTCGCAAAAGATCTCTCTGCTCCTTACCATTTATTGAAGGAAACCGCCAGGCTGAAGAGATTACCAGTTGTCTC CTTCGCTGCTGGTGGGGTTGCTACTCCTGCTGATGCTGCTATGATGATGCAATTGGGATGTGATGGTG TCTTTGTCGGTTCTGGTATCT TCCTTTCCGGTGATCCCGCCAAACGAGCTCGGGCCATCGTACAAGCTGTAACACACTACAACAACCCTACTGTTCTCGCTGAGGTATCTACCGACCTCGGAGACGCTATGGTCGGTATCAGTGT TGCCGGAGAGAAGGAGATCAAAGGTGGAAGAATGGCCGGTAAAGGCAACTAA